In Pyrenophora tritici-repentis strain M4 chromosome 6, whole genome shotgun sequence, the DNA window TGAAACGGAATGGCTTTCTGGAAGAAACCTACTTCTCCTGGTCCATCATCCCCATGGTCGGAGAAGATGGCACAGTCATGGGCCTGTACAACCCAGCCTTTGAGAAGACAAGACGAAAAATCGCCGAGAGACGGATGCTGACACTTCGCGAAGTTGGAGAGCGGACTGCGACTGCTCGTGAAGTCAAAGGCTTCTGGGATCAAGTGCTAATTGCATTGACCGAGAACGAATTCGATACTCCAGTGGTCATGCTCTACAGTGTGAATGACGAGAATGACAGTGATTCTTCCTCGTTGCATTCCAGCAGCTTGCTCGGCTCAAAGCAGTGTTTCCTCGAAGGCTCCTTGGGTGTACCAGATGGTCACCAAGCAGCACCCGACCAAATTGATCTCAAAGAAGGACAGGAAGGCTTTGGGCCCGTTTTCCGAGAAGTCATGAAGACCGACAAACCGGTAGTCGTGAGCATCGGCTCGGGGGATTTGCCATACGCTATGATGGAAGGACTCGAATGGCGGGGCTTCGGAGATCCTTGCAGGGATGTGGTGATATGCCCAATCCATCCCACCACAGGCGAAAACATTCTTGGCTTTCTGATCATGGGTATCAATCCGCGAAGACCCTACGATGACGACTACAACCTTTTCGTCCAACTTTTGAGCCGGCAACTAGCGACGTCGTTGGCTTCAGTCGTGCTATTCGAAGAAGAGATACGGAGAGGTCAAAGGGCAGCCCGACTAGCCGCAGAAGACAGGTACCATCTGTCCACTCAGCTTGCTGCACGTACACAAGAAGCTCGTGAGAGCGAAACGAGATTTACTCGAATGGCAGAGCTATCACCCGCAGGTCTTTTCATCGCCGATCACGTTGGAAGAATAACATACTGCAACGACACGTGGTACGAAATCGCACGAGTGCCGAGAGAACCAGAGTTGACCGACAGATGGATCGACTTCGTCAAGGAGGAGGACCAAAGCCTTATTCTGGAGCATTGGAAAAAACTGGTGAATAATACGACGCCAATCAATATCGAGTTCCGATTCAAGGCGCCTTGGGAGGATCGAAATCGCAACAAGAGTGACACGTGGGTTTTGTTCCAGGCCtttccagaaaaagatgaGCATGGGCAGCTTAAGAGTGTTTTTGGAAGCATCACCAATATCAGCCCGCAGAAATGGGCAGAGGGATTCCAGAAGAGGAAAATGGAGGAAGCAGTGGAGCTCAAACGACAACAAGAGAACTTCATCGACATCACGAGTCATGAAATGCGAAATCCTCTTTCCGCTATCCTGCAATGCGCCGATGAGATTAGCACTATCTTGAGTGATTTCCGGGCTTCCGGCTCAAAAGTTATGGACGCGGGTATTCTGGCCGATTCCATCGATGCGGCGCAGACTATTGCCTTGTGTGCACAGCATCAGAAACGAATTGTTGATGATGTCCTGACGTTATCGAAGCTTGACAGTGCAATGCTCATGGTATGTTGTCTACGTTGTATGCGCGATATTTTCTAACACACTCGTCAGGTGACCCCGGTTGACACACAGCCATTGCAAGTCGTCCAACGTGCATTGAAGATGTTCGAAGGAGAAGTACAGACAGCTGGTATCCAAATGGAATTTGTCCTTACAGATTCTTTCACGCGGTTGGGCGTTGATTGGGTCAAGATTGACCCGTCACGAGTACTACAAGTATGGACTTTCTGATCGAATTACTTGGAAAACGCACTAATAGTGAGACAGGTCCTGATCAACCTGACCACCAATGCAATCAAATTCACCACCACAGAGGAGACAAGGACCATCAAAGTCGTCCTCTCAGCGTCCCGCGAACGACCATCAGCGAGCAAGAATCCTACTGTTAGCTACTTCCCTATGCGAGCCAAGCGAACAGACCAGACCTGTGGCCCCGACTGGGGCGATGGCGAAGAGATTTTCTTGGAGTTTGCAGTTCAAGACACAGGCCGGGGGCTTAGCCCCGAAGAGAAGAAGCTGCTGTTCCAACGGTTCTCCCAAGCAAGCCCGCGAACACACGTCCAATACGGTGGATCTGGCCTCGGCTTGTTCATATCCCGTGAACTCACAGAGTTACAGGGAGGCGAGATTGGCGTTTCTTCTGAGGCTGGTAAGGGAAGTACTTTTGCTTTCTACGTCAAGTGTCGGAGAAGCAGTGAGCCACAAGAACCTCTGGAGGTTCTCCCAGTAGCGACTCTTTCACGGAAGGTATCAAATGCCAAGGACCGAGGAGGAACTACATTGTCCGTACCATCAAAGGTCAAGGACTTTGCGACCCTGAACAACAAGAGCGGTGCAGCTTCAAAGCCTAAGCTGAAGAAGAGGGAGCTCAAGGTATTGATCGTGGAGGACAATCTTGGTACGTCGCAGGCCTCAATTACATGTTGATTCTTGCTTACTAATCCATATCAGTCAACCAAAAAGTCCTGCAACGACAGCTCCATAACCAAGGCATCCAAACCATCGTCGCAAACCACGGCGGCGAAGCGCTCGATGCCCTGAAGTTATCCACCTTCTGGGCCTCTCCATCTCCGACGGCATCCCCCTCTTCTCCCACCGATATCTCAGTCGTTCTCATGGACAAAGAAATGCCCGTTATGGACGG includes these proteins:
- a CDS encoding BaeS, Signal transduction histidine kinase yields the protein MLEPRSIFTGNDTTTSLDSTPAQPNIDTGEDRESLVKTPDTPDPPCPLDPSSNFPNLLPPWTPKSPLDHRDCIKHPGSAPPLHGSRRDSGKLVASTPPAILGTKRPPPLFSDTPPASRLPEPASEPLHKRRKLLPRSHHALRHSDFSKTAQIRQNNQPPSPLFFSSRSTRPQLPARFSSSEAAARMLSKTREDSGIKTVTLARGTFSGLSPPGPTTGTSARSSERSSLARTASPDSRDKSDPLRLLGSVGIVELLEQDGRPTFIVDMGDFANYTPDTSPLQILFANSALRSSPSTWELVAGKPADSPLENSNSHATHQFRGWLLSTTVPGQGSDVNPPPVDHGGIVWSCYTLRRRLRVVSGVASAPAIVLPAVDAPNDFVIPSTPSADLVSGNNAESNSSAAQNNEPQDYFGSTVPIVPQGEPTPPISAPPPNPSFPKFGEDGSEAIPRPSKIGFPSIEDSLSYANECVLRANTAGDIDSFHSETHSPPEDNQDMGFFDWTRLAVSPSLPRHIQFARSIDWASTPLGPIEYWSNDLRAMCNLIMASPHPAAMYWGEELVAIYNEAYIGLAGQKHPALMGQSYKVAWAEIWDEVKGVFANARLTGQATMKDDDCLFMKRNGFLEETYFSWSIIPMVGEDGTVMGLYNPAFEKTRRKIAERRMLTLREVGERTATAREVKGFWDQVLIALTENEFDTPVVMLYSVNDENDSDSSSLHSSSLLGSKQCFLEGSLGVPDGHQAAPDQIDLKEGQEGFGPVFREVMKTDKPVVVSIGSGDLPYAMMEGLEWRGFGDPCRDVVICPIHPTTGENILGFLIMGINPRRPYDDDYNLFVQLLSRQLATSLASVVLFEEEIRRGQRAARLAAEDRYHLSTQLAARTQEARESETRFTRMAELSPAGLFIADHVGRITYCNDTWYEIARVPREPELTDRWIDFVKEEDQSLILEHWKKLVNNTTPINIEFRFKAPWEDRNRNKSDTWVLFQAFPEKDEHGQLKSVFGSITNISPQKWAEGFQKRKMEEAVELKRQQENFIDITSHEMRNPLSAILQCADEISTILSDFRASGSKVMDAGILADSIDAAQTIALCAQHQKRIVDDVLTLSKLDSAMLMVTPVDTQPLQVVQRALKMFEGEVQTAGIQMEFVLTDSFTRLGVDWVKIDPSRVLQVLINLTTNAIKFTTTEETRTIKVVLSASRERPSASKNPTVSYFPMRAKRTDQTCGPDWGDGEEIFLEFAVQDTGRGLSPEEKKLLFQRFSQASPRTHVQYGGSGLGLFISRELTELQGGEIGVSSEAGKGSTFAFYVKCRRSSEPQEPLEVLPVATLSRKVSNAKDRGGTTLSVPSKVKDFATLNNKSGAASKPKLKKRELKVLIVEDNLVNQKVLQRQLHNQGIQTIVANHGGEALDALKLSTFWASPSPTASPSSPTDISVVLMDKEMPVMDGLQCTSKIRELEQDGMLKSHVPIIAVTANARSEQIATLLAAGMDDVVSKPFRIGELIPKIEELANRFKDKAKLLPGEVSLVAPSSTI